Proteins from a genomic interval of Bacteroidota bacterium:
- a CDS encoding CHAT domain-containing tetratricopeptide repeat protein, whose translation MRAYFCALLLVGFVVHFSPWARAQDATGGDAPTQRVLFAFEVLGLADEAPGDSLLVLFGSGPLDRLVPGGRGTPFSVYQVAEHDSGGDALGTARVVGGGRRKAAAHIWLSKPKAPQLRLYPGDLLELPITIPADTHDGLLLYLAQLGIRLTDNADEMFVSPEEVFALRSTEDEQALLKPFADAVHEAGDYVVGLQESGNLTPLLASLLDPIGRGYYEGRLPFDLMLEATTDDLIRFLDFVRSYPGKYVGGRWKISETFATWLINSAPLGRDGLRDFLLSADDLDAAIARYDYEHDEDFLTAWRDEAKELGRLGRLDDAFRLLDLAERTARHQGWEASAASALFSRGLILTEAGRYRDSVPAYEQAIAEYERLGGVVSLLNALYNISINQVALGDYTDALATSERGTARAEAARAEGNASPYDVGEQVLRQGVALKHLGRYDDALAVYSHALTLYEEDGSTASLRRIATVRNRQAEIQKERGLYRDARAAYEAVRGAFAALADTEGEADALDELGFVTSNLGQYEEAIALWREADRLHRISGHLSDAGYSLSQIAQSEWRLGRTADAIATHRAAIGVREQAGDLSGQAYSWRKLASLYTETGRPTLALEAFDRADALYAEAGSTSGRAEVLIERGNVFTEQNDHARALPLYEEALALFEEADDREEVGGTLSVIGNALVRLRRYREAEERYARALEVSRALGKRTWQVNDLVALGNLAAEGQYDRDAADAYYREALELAESVGATTDAALAMAAYGRFLSQAGRFDEAEARLTEAYDRWVAAGNRVGEAWTLIDLGHLNELRGDFERAREQYEASLAIGEAINDLGRVGTALAYLGDLAGVLAQFDEAEAFHRLALAVSEESANLWGQAGALNGLGNLAEDRADYAAALDAYARADSLYDALGSDIARAGPINNAGVVHLFQGDYAAALGAFERTRAIYEAAGQEDAGLLVAELNVARALLEQQRWDEASAANARAFALAERFGLDRITAAVLYNDGRIALERPEPDPAAAAASMRRAVVILETTDEQSRLTEALGVLGRALLANGEAGAAETMLERAATLASDLGMPQHVWEPTYTLALIREQQGRDAEAVALLRQAVEAMETVRARVVGGQEAQRRFAEGGPKVRVYEALVAALIEQGQTEEALAYLDRSYSDDLRAQFGDPLLLAAADGTSADGTVTEADRLRALQATVDQLETERAQALAAGQTARAEALAARLSVSQSEYRALLDDEIRNDPALARRLPDAARTLQQERRDFPDDLAVVTYLVGESRLFLFVATQDSVGAEVLNASVDEVQGLVQDLRRFIATPTAAAAVRSGSLGGDDSSGSTDVDRYDAVRQRLYDLLIAPAVPRIGERTRLAIIPNGPLYDLPFAVLPAPDDTGQAAPERFLIEDRTLFYVSDLSVLYRRGMRGSDIRIRAFGNATTDSLEALPFAEREVEALAQLYPGSELFVREAATERQVKAAPSDYTVLHLATHGVLDPRVERSYLALAPDGDEDGRLTLDEVRRLDALGDYRLVTLSACESALGNTDEAAWPINPALAFLENGARTVVASLWKVDDAATGALMEVFYTTLAEGDAAAALQHAQTALLADSATRHPYYWAPFVLLGDDQ comes from the coding sequence ATGCGTGCCTATTTCTGCGCCCTGTTGCTCGTCGGCTTCGTCGTGCATTTTTCGCCCTGGGCACGTGCCCAAGACGCTACAGGGGGCGATGCACCGACCCAGCGCGTCCTGTTTGCCTTCGAGGTGCTAGGCCTCGCCGACGAGGCGCCGGGGGACTCGCTCCTCGTGCTCTTCGGCAGCGGCCCGCTCGACCGTCTCGTGCCAGGCGGGCGCGGGACGCCGTTCAGCGTCTACCAGGTCGCGGAGCATGACTCCGGCGGCGACGCGCTCGGGACCGCGCGAGTCGTAGGCGGAGGCCGCCGCAAGGCCGCCGCGCACATATGGCTGAGCAAACCAAAGGCACCGCAGTTGCGGCTCTATCCAGGCGACCTCCTCGAACTACCCATCACCATTCCTGCCGATACGCACGACGGCCTCCTGCTCTACCTCGCCCAGTTGGGCATCCGTCTCACGGACAATGCCGACGAGATGTTCGTCTCCCCTGAGGAGGTCTTTGCGCTGCGCTCCACCGAGGACGAGCAGGCGCTCCTCAAGCCCTTCGCTGACGCCGTGCACGAAGCTGGCGACTACGTCGTAGGCCTGCAAGAGAGCGGCAACCTGACCCCTCTCTTGGCCTCGCTCCTCGACCCCATCGGGCGCGGCTACTACGAGGGCCGCCTTCCGTTCGACCTCATGCTGGAGGCGACCACCGACGACCTCATCCGATTCCTGGACTTCGTACGGAGCTACCCTGGGAAATACGTCGGCGGACGCTGGAAGATCAGCGAGACGTTCGCCACGTGGCTCATCAACAGCGCGCCGTTGGGCCGCGACGGTCTCCGCGACTTCCTTCTCAGCGCCGACGACCTCGACGCCGCCATCGCGCGCTACGACTACGAGCATGACGAGGATTTCCTCACCGCGTGGCGTGACGAGGCAAAAGAGCTCGGTCGCCTAGGGCGGCTCGACGACGCGTTCCGGTTGCTCGATCTCGCCGAGCGCACGGCCCGCCACCAGGGCTGGGAGGCGAGCGCCGCGAGCGCGCTCTTCTCGCGAGGCCTCATCCTCACTGAGGCTGGCCGCTACCGTGACTCGGTGCCCGCCTACGAGCAGGCTATCGCCGAGTACGAGCGCCTTGGCGGGGTCGTCTCGCTGCTCAACGCCCTCTACAATATCTCGATCAACCAGGTTGCCCTCGGGGACTACACGGACGCGCTGGCGACCTCCGAGCGCGGCACCGCCCGGGCCGAGGCCGCGCGTGCTGAGGGCAACGCCTCACCCTACGATGTCGGCGAGCAAGTGCTGCGTCAGGGCGTCGCACTCAAACACCTCGGGCGCTACGACGACGCCCTCGCCGTCTACAGCCACGCGCTCACGCTCTACGAGGAGGACGGCTCTACGGCCAGCCTTCGCCGCATCGCGACCGTGCGCAACCGCCAGGCGGAGATCCAGAAGGAGCGCGGCCTATACCGCGACGCGCGCGCCGCCTACGAGGCCGTCCGCGGCGCCTTCGCGGCCCTTGCCGACACCGAGGGCGAGGCCGACGCGCTCGACGAACTCGGCTTTGTGACCTCGAACCTGGGGCAGTACGAGGAGGCGATTGCGCTCTGGCGCGAGGCCGACCGCCTTCACCGGATCAGCGGCCACCTTTCTGACGCGGGCTACTCGCTCAGCCAGATTGCCCAGAGCGAGTGGCGGCTCGGGCGCACCGCCGATGCCATCGCCACACACCGCGCGGCCATCGGGGTGCGCGAGCAGGCAGGTGACCTCTCAGGGCAGGCCTACTCGTGGCGCAAGCTCGCCAGCCTCTACACCGAGACAGGCCGCCCCACCCTCGCGCTGGAGGCCTTTGACCGCGCCGACGCGCTCTACGCCGAGGCAGGCAGCACGTCGGGCCGCGCCGAGGTGCTCATCGAGCGGGGCAACGTGTTCACGGAGCAAAACGACCACGCCCGCGCACTGCCGCTCTACGAGGAGGCGCTAGCGCTCTTCGAGGAAGCCGACGACCGCGAAGAGGTAGGCGGCACGCTGAGCGTCATCGGAAATGCCCTCGTCCGGCTGCGACGCTATCGCGAAGCCGAGGAGCGCTACGCGCGAGCGCTGGAGGTCAGCCGTGCGCTTGGCAAACGGACCTGGCAGGTCAACGACCTCGTAGCCCTCGGCAACCTTGCTGCAGAAGGGCAATACGACCGCGATGCCGCCGACGCCTACTACCGCGAGGCGCTGGAACTCGCCGAGAGCGTGGGTGCCACGACCGACGCTGCCCTCGCCATGGCCGCCTACGGCCGCTTCCTGAGCCAAGCCGGCCGCTTCGACGAGGCCGAAGCGCGCCTCACGGAGGCCTACGACCGCTGGGTAGCCGCCGGCAACCGCGTCGGGGAGGCCTGGACGCTCATCGACCTTGGCCACCTCAATGAACTGCGCGGCGATTTCGAGCGCGCACGCGAGCAGTACGAGGCGTCGCTGGCCATCGGCGAAGCCATCAACGACCTCGGGCGCGTCGGGACGGCGCTCGCCTACCTGGGAGACCTCGCCGGGGTCCTGGCCCAATTCGACGAGGCGGAGGCGTTCCACCGCCTGGCCCTCGCCGTGAGCGAGGAGTCGGCGAACCTATGGGGCCAGGCAGGGGCGCTCAATGGCCTCGGCAACCTTGCCGAGGACCGCGCCGACTACGCCGCGGCCCTCGACGCCTACGCGCGCGCCGACAGCCTCTACGATGCTCTCGGAAGTGACATTGCCCGTGCCGGTCCCATAAACAACGCAGGCGTCGTGCACCTCTTCCAGGGCGACTACGCCGCAGCCCTCGGCGCCTTCGAGCGGACGCGCGCCATCTACGAGGCGGCGGGCCAGGAGGACGCCGGGCTCCTCGTCGCCGAACTGAACGTGGCCCGAGCGCTCCTCGAACAGCAGCGATGGGACGAAGCCTCGGCTGCGAACGCCCGCGCCTTCGCGCTGGCCGAGCGCTTCGGCCTCGACCGCATCACCGCCGCCGTGCTCTACAACGACGGCCGCATCGCTCTCGAACGCCCCGAGCCAGACCCTGCCGCTGCTGCCGCTTCGATGCGCCGCGCAGTCGTGATCCTAGAGACGACCGACGAGCAGTCCCGTCTCACCGAAGCCCTTGGGGTCTTGGGCCGTGCGCTCCTCGCTAACGGGGAGGCCGGCGCCGCAGAGACGATGCTGGAACGGGCCGCCACGCTGGCCAGCGATCTCGGCATGCCGCAGCATGTCTGGGAGCCGACCTACACGCTCGCCTTGATCCGCGAGCAGCAGGGTCGCGACGCCGAGGCCGTAGCGCTCCTCCGCCAGGCCGTCGAGGCAATGGAGACGGTGCGCGCCCGCGTCGTGGGTGGTCAGGAGGCGCAGCGCCGCTTCGCCGAGGGTGGCCCCAAGGTCCGCGTCTACGAGGCGCTGGTGGCCGCCCTCATCGAGCAGGGCCAGACCGAGGAGGCGCTCGCCTACCTCGACCGCAGCTACTCCGACGACCTCCGCGCGCAGTTTGGTGACCCGCTCCTCCTTGCCGCCGCGGACGGGACCAGCGCGGATGGCACCGTCACGGAGGCTGATCGCCTCCGCGCTCTCCAGGCCACCGTGGACCAGTTGGAGACCGAGCGCGCCCAAGCGCTCGCTGCTGGCCAGACCGCACGCGCCGAGGCGCTCGCCGCGCGGCTCTCGGTGTCGCAGAGCGAGTACCGCGCCCTCCTCGACGACGAGATCCGCAACGACCCCGCGCTCGCCCGCCGTCTGCCCGACGCCGCGCGCACCCTCCAGCAGGAGCGCCGCGACTTCCCGGACGATCTTGCCGTGGTGACCTACCTCGTCGGCGAATCGCGGCTGTTTCTCTTTGTCGCCACGCAGGACTCCGTCGGCGCTGAGGTGCTGAACGCCAGCGTGGACGAGGTGCAGGGACTCGTGCAGGACCTCCGCCGCTTCATCGCCACGCCCACGGCTGCCGCCGCCGTGCGCAGCGGAAGCCTTGGCGGCGACGACAGCTCGGGCAGCACCGACGTCGATCGCTACGACGCCGTCCGGCAGCGGCTCTACGACCTGCTCATCGCACCGGCCGTCCCCCGCATCGGCGAGCGCACACGCCTCGCCATCATCCCCAACGGCCCGCTCTACGACCTCCCGTTCGCCGTACTACCCGCGCCCGACGACACCGGGCAGGCCGCCCCCGAGCGGTTCCTCATCGAAGACCGGACGCTGTTCTACGTCTCCGACCTCTCCGTGCTCTACCGGCGGGGCATGCGCGGCTCGGACATCCGCATCCGTGCGTTCGGCAACGCCACCACCGACTCGCTCGAAGCGCTCCCCTTCGCCGAGCGGGAAGTCGAGGCGCTCGCGCAGCTCTATCCGGGCTCCGAGCTCTTCGTCCGCGAGGCCGCCACGGAGCGGCAGGTCAAGGCCGCGCCGAGCGACTACACCGTGCTTCACCTCGCCACGCACGGCGTGCTCGACCCAAGGGTGGAGCGCTCCTACCTCGCACTCGCTCCCGACGGCGACGAAGACGGCCGCCTCACCCTCGACGAGGTCCGCCGCCTCGATGCGCTCGGCGACTATCGCCTGGTGACGCTCTCCGCGTGCGAGTCAGCGCT
- a CDS encoding HipA family kinase, translating into MSTVTAVRYVTPLREGGSLPALVDTADAEGAATGLFVVKFRGAGQGARALVAELIVGQLAQRIGLTVPDLALVDLADSFGRTEPDPEIQDILKGSRGINVGLRYLDGAFTYDAALPDVMPEGGTSVVDPETAAAVVWLDALVTNIDRTARNPNLLLTQASGAARPTIWLIDHGAALYVHHAWDAANVQALVAEKATAPFVPIRDHVLLPVAGDLAEADARLAPSLDAADLEAMLEAVPDALLMDAPEGRTPPFESAAANRAAYVAFLNARLAPPPDGGLRPFVAEAIRAQATLAEGPRAALPYRR; encoded by the coding sequence CTGTCCACCGTCACAGCCGTGCGCTACGTCACCCCCCTGCGCGAGGGCGGCTCACTGCCTGCGCTGGTCGACACCGCCGACGCCGAGGGTGCGGCGACCGGGTTGTTCGTCGTCAAGTTTCGCGGGGCGGGGCAGGGAGCCCGGGCACTCGTGGCTGAACTCATCGTCGGGCAGCTCGCCCAGCGGATTGGCCTGACTGTTCCCGACCTCGCCCTCGTCGATCTCGCCGATTCGTTCGGGCGCACCGAGCCGGACCCCGAGATCCAGGACATCCTCAAGGGCAGCCGCGGCATCAACGTCGGCCTGCGCTACCTCGATGGCGCGTTCACCTACGACGCGGCCCTGCCCGACGTGATGCCCGAGGGGGGCACGTCCGTCGTTGATCCCGAAACCGCCGCCGCGGTCGTGTGGCTCGACGCGCTCGTGACCAACATCGACCGGACGGCCCGCAACCCCAACCTGTTGCTCACCCAGGCCAGCGGGGCCGCCCGCCCGACGATCTGGCTCATCGACCACGGGGCGGCGCTCTACGTGCACCACGCCTGGGACGCGGCCAACGTGCAGGCGCTCGTCGCCGAAAAGGCGACGGCCCCGTTCGTCCCGATTCGTGACCACGTGCTGCTCCCCGTCGCAGGCGATCTCGCCGAGGCCGACGCGCGGCTCGCGCCATCGCTGGACGCGGCAGACCTTGAGGCGATGTTGGAGGCTGTACCCGATGCGCTGCTGATGGACGCGCCCGAAGGCCGTACGCCCCCGTTCGAGAGCGCCGCTGCCAACCGGGCGGCCTACGTCGCCTTTCTCAACGCGCGCCTCGCTCCACCGCCGGACGGGGGGCTGCGGCCGTTCGTGGCCGAGGCGATCCGGGCGCAGGCTACTCTCGCCGAGGGCCCTAGGGCAGCCCTGCCCTACCGTCGCTGA
- a CDS encoding DUF3037 domain-containing protein has translation MPSEPPVWIDYDYAVVRVVPSVARGAFVNVGVVLHARRARFLEARLHPEVATLTDLAVLSGALLQGTLHAYETVCNGHGVIGCYPPSERFHWLTAPRSAALRTSPVHSGRTTDPAATLVSLYQTLVAR, from the coding sequence ATGCCGAGCGAGCCCCCCGTCTGGATCGACTACGACTACGCCGTCGTGCGCGTTGTGCCGTCGGTGGCGCGGGGCGCGTTTGTGAACGTAGGTGTGGTGCTGCACGCCCGGCGCGCGCGCTTCCTAGAGGCGCGACTGCACCCGGAGGTGGCGACGCTGACCGACCTCGCCGTGCTGTCCGGGGCATTGTTGCAGGGCACGCTCCATGCCTACGAAACGGTGTGCAACGGGCACGGGGTGATCGGGTGCTATCCGCCTTCGGAGCGGTTCCACTGGCTCACGGCTCCACGCTCCGCCGCGCTCCGCACCTCGCCGGTTCACAGCGGCCGCACCACGGACCCCGCGGCGACGCTCGTGTCGCTCTATCAGACACTCGTGGCCCGCTGA